A region of Panicum virgatum strain AP13 chromosome 8N, P.virgatum_v5, whole genome shotgun sequence DNA encodes the following proteins:
- the LOC120684448 gene encoding uncharacterized protein LOC120684448, protein MTSTKKPARKTPGSSSQTLAITSALDADAPTNASSSSSEDTTVDPSTEADEEDIPEIISQTSPKVQIQCLPSKRARITSSSVQGTTIGMQESPIIPQDIPVDTGIPTLSLRSSSAPNADETRLK, encoded by the exons ATGACTAGCACCAAGAAACCGGCCCGCAAGACCCCAGGTTCTTCCAGCCAAACCTTGGCCATCACATCAGCACTAGATGCCGATGCACCAACAAATGCCTCCTCCTCTTCATCAGAAG ACACAACTGTCGATCCATCCACAGAAGCAGATGAGGAGGATATCCCAGAGATCATCTCCCAAACATCTCCAAAAGTTCAG ATTCAATGCCTTCCTTCTAAGAGGGCCAGAATAACTTCTTCGTCAGTTCAG GGAACGACAATCGGCATGCAAGAGTCGCCGATCATACCACAGGATATTCCTGTTGACACCGGTATCCCAACATTGTCACTCAGGTCTTCCTCTGCACCGAACGCTGATGAAACTCGTCTGAAATAG
- the LOC120685724 gene encoding uncharacterized protein LOC120685724 isoform X2: MSKATILSLLECIKNYFASATAPPKSFQDKISKEWLKTSMGYKCPDECILFDGRQSSLCMEDGPFIDEAFYGSEIASFKDALAKIGVIIDVSCGQDLIARHLRSHKDRTTISRIYMYLMKHNWKPDNSASDWNWIPNETQGGEWVSSRSCVVYDKNNLFSLQLHILDKYYNRELLDFFSITFGVRHGPCSEDYCKLWATWENSVNMLAIRDCFAFWKFIAVNWTQKTEELLSGCVKVPVCTNGQIVLQNKENVFVPDDLLLADLFNKLHHQSLFIWYPSSSLPSMSRARLNRIYSNIGVQKISKAVTKNDSLTLENGRFRTVDSSKVIKVGLLQIIISYLAHPALDIPTEERQGMVSCLLNVTVQETDEPITVGYSVSLSSGEVVEVMDCRMIRWERENSKLYMQSSDGESSYEEKIKFATYFADEISKGVLFEMADQIPSLAEIIKFGSLLDFQDAAVGFLLRSKNLQLFPEDDYFLKSSMLGGSKNK; encoded by the exons ATGTCGAAAGCTACCATCTTATCATTGCTTGAGTGCATCAAGAACTACTTTGCCTCTGCAACTGCACCTCCTAAGAGCTTTCAGGACAAGATTAGCAAGGAGTGGTTGAAGACATCCATGGGCTACAAATGTCCTGATGAATGTATCCTATTTGATGGGAGACAGTCTTCTTTGTGCATGGAAGATGGCCCTTTCATCGATGAAGCATTCTATGGTTCGGAGATAGCCTCATTCAAAGATGCCCTTGCGAAGATTGGAGTGATCATTGATGTTAGTTGTGGACAAGATCTTATTGCTCGGCATCTCAGAAGCCACAAGGATAGAACTACTATTTCCCGGATCTACATGTACTTGATGAAACATAATTGGAAGCCTGATAACAGCGCCAGCGATTGGAATTGGATACCAAACGAAACACAGGGCGGAGAATGGGTGAGTTCAAGAAGCTGTGTTGTTTATGATAAGAACAATCTTTTTAGCCTGCAGCTACATATTCTGGACAAATATTATAACAGGGAGTTGCTTGACTTCTTTTCAATCACTTTCGGTGTGAGGCATGGACCTTGTTCTGAAGACTATTGCAAATTATGGGCCACATGGGAGAACTCAGTCAACATGCTCGCTATACGTGATTGCTTCGCTTTCTGGAAGTTCATTGCAGTTAACTGGACCCAAAAAACAGAGGAACTTCTTTCTGGTTGTGTCAAGGTTCCAGTTTGTACCAATGGCCAGATCGTTTTACAAAACAAGGAGAATGTGTTCGTTCCTGATGATCTActgcttgcagatttattcaaCAAGCTTCATCATCAATCACTTTTCATCTGGTATCCTTCTTCCAGCCTACCATCCATGTCTCGAGCAAGACTTAACAGAATCTATAGTAACATTGGTGTTCAGAAAATATCCAAAGCAGTCACAAAGAATGATTCTTTGACGTTAGAGAATGGTCGTTTCAGAACAGTTGATTCGAGCAAGGTGATTAAGGTTGGCTTGCTCCAGATAATTATCTCATACCTTGCTCATCCTGCTCTTGACATTCCTACTGAAGAGAGGCAGGGGATGGTTTCTTGCCTTTTGAATGTGACAGTCCAAGAGACTGATGAACCTATCACAGTGGGCTATAGTGTAAGCTTGTCATCTGGAGAGGTTGTGGAGGTGATGGACTGCCGAATGATTCGGTGGGAAAGGGAGAATTCCAAGTTGTACATGCAGAGCAGCGATGGTGAATCCAGCTACGAAGAAAAGATTAAGTTTGCAACCTACTTTGCAGACGAGATATCTAAAGGAGTGCTCTTTGAGATGGCGGATCAGATCCCTTCGCTTGCTGAAATCATAAAATTTGGAAGCTTACTGGACTTCCAGGATGCTGCTGTTGGGTTCTTGCTGAGGTCCAAGAATCTGCAGCTGTTCCCTGAAGATGATTATTTTCTGAAGTCTTCAATGCTTG GTGGCAGCAAGAACAAGTAG
- the LOC120685724 gene encoding uncharacterized protein LOC120685724 isoform X1, producing MSKATILSLLECIKNYFASATAPPKSFQDKISKEWLKTSMGYKCPDECILFDGRQSSLCMEDGPFIDEAFYGSEIASFKDALAKIGVIIDVSCGQDLIARHLRSHKDRTTISRIYMYLMKHNWKPDNSASDWNWIPNETQGGEWVSSRSCVVYDKNNLFSLQLHILDKYYNRELLDFFSITFGVRHGPCSEDYCKLWATWENSVNMLAIRDCFAFWKFIAVNWTQKTEELLSGCVKVPVCTNGQIVLQNKENVFVPDDLLLADLFNKLHHQSLFIWYPSSSLPSMSRARLNRIYSNIGVQKISKAVTKNDSLTLENGRFRTVDSSKVIKVGLLQIIISYLAHPALDIPTEERQGMVSCLLNVTVQETDEPITVGYSVSLSSGEVVEVKDCRMIRWERENSKLYMQSSDGESNYEEKIKFATYFADEISKGVLFEMADQIPSLAELIKFGSLLDFQDAAVGFLLRSKNLQLFPEDDYFLKSSMLGGSKNK from the exons ATGTCGAAAGCTACCATCTTATCATTGCTTGAGTGCATCAAGAACTACTTTGCCTCTGCAACTGCACCTCCTAAGAGCTTTCAGGACAAGATTAGCAAGGAGTGGTTGAAGACATCCATGGGCTACAAATGTCCTGATGAATGTATCCTATTTGATGGGAGACAGTCTTCTTTGTGCATGGAAGATGGCCCTTTCATCGATGAAGCATTCTATGGTTCGGAGATAGCCTCATTCAAAGATGCCCTTGCGAAGATTGGAGTGATCATTGATGTTAGTTGTGGACAAGATCTTATTGCTCGGCATCTCAGAAGCCACAAGGATAGAACTACTATTTCCCGGATCTACATGTACTTGATGAAACATAATTGGAAGCCTGATAACAGCGCCAGCGATTGGAATTGGATACCAAACGAAACACAGGGCGGAGAATGGGTGAGTTCAAGAAGCTGTGTTGTTTATGATAAGAACAATCTTTTTAGCCTGCAGCTACATATTCTGGACAAATATTATAACAGGGAGTTGCTTGACTTCTTTTCAATCACTTTCGGTGTGAGGCATGGACCTTGTTCTGAAGACTATTGCAAATTATGGGCCACATGGGAGAACTCAGTCAACATGCTCGCTATACGTGATTGCTTCGCTTTCTGGAAGTTCATTGCAGTTAACTGGACCCAAAAAACAGAGGAACTTCTTTCTGGTTGTGTCAAGGTTCCAGTTTGTACCAATGGCCAGATCGTTTTACAAAACAAGGAGAATGTGTTCGTTCCTGATGATCTActgcttgcagatttattcaaCAAGCTTCATCATCAATCACTTTTCATCTGGTATCCTTCTTCCAGCCTACCATCCATGTCTCGAGCAAGACTTAACAGAATCTATAGTAACATTGGTGTTCAGAAAATATCCAAAGCAGTCACAAAGAATGATTCTTTGACGTTAGAGAATGGTCGTTTCAGAACAGTTGATTCGAGCAAGGTGATTAAGGTTGGCTTGCTCCAGATAATTATCTCATACCTTGCTCATCCTGCTCTTGACATTCCTACTGAAGAGAGGCAGGGGATGGTTTCTTGCCTTTTGAAT GTGACAGTCCAAGAGACTGATGAACCTATCACAGTGGGCTATAGTGTAAGCTTGTCATCTGGAGAGGTTGTGGAGGTGAAGGACTGCCGAATGATTCGGTGGGAAAGGGAGAATTCCAAGTTGTACATGCAGAGCAGCGATGGTGAATCCAACTACGAAGAAAAGATTAAGTTTGCAACCTACTTTGCAGACGAGATATCTAAAGGAGTGCTCTTTGAGATGGCGGATCAGATCCCGTCGCTTGCTGAACTCATAAAATTTGGAAGCTTACTGGACTTCCAGGATGCTGCTGTTGGGTTCTTGCTGAGGTCCAAGAATCTGCAGCTGTTCCCTGAAGATGATTATTTTCTGAAGTCTTCAATGCTTG GTGGCAGCAAGAACAAGTAG